Genomic DNA from Salvia miltiorrhiza cultivar Shanhuang (shh) chromosome 1, IMPLAD_Smil_shh, whole genome shotgun sequence:
ttctctcgACTTTTCggtatcttttgtcttccccttcacattgAGGACGGTATTAAACAcattatcaaacacatttttttcaatgtgcatgacatccagattatgtcgaatcaaaaggTCCTTCCAATAGGgaagatcccaaaatatgcttttcttcTTCCACCCAACATGTTCATATTTTGCAAGTTGAGCGTTCTTGTtatcgaagtcttcggtaaccttcacgaagcccaACCCCTcaatttgattcaagatttctaTTCCGGATCTGTGTTCTGGTGGACCCacattgcatgtcttattcttcaagaatgaagtcttatttctcctaaacacatggtcacgaggtaagaacttccgatgattgtcaaaccacgattgtttacCACTCTTCGTTAGTGTAAATGCGTCTGTATTCTCCATACagtgtggacatgccaatttcccagctgtaccccacccagacaacatagcgtacgctggaaaatcactaaTAGTCCATATTAGAGCTGCCCGCATCTGAAAATTTTGCTGCAACGATATGTcataagtgttcacaccaacctcccacaaATATTTCAACTCATGTATCAGTGGCTGTAAGAAAAcatccaacttcatctttgggttagatggcccaggcacgaggacagtgaggaacatgaattgttctttcatgcacaaccacggaggcaagTTATACGGTGTGACAATGaccggccaagaagaatattgacgccctgattgtgcaaatggggcaaaaccatctgtagaaaGGCCTAATCTCACATTTCTTATCTCCTCGGTGAATCCAGGATATactgaattcaagtgtttccatgccggagagtctgCTGGGTGGCGCATGATCCCATCTTCTATTGAAGTCGCATGCCATCGCATATTTTCGGCTGTTGCCGCAGATGCAAACAACCTTTGCAGTCGGGGCGTCAAaggaaaatagtgcatctgtttggcggcCACACGTTTCTTTCGGCGGcttccagatgcacgcaagttctccttatatcgtgatgcACCACAAAAATTACAACTCTCTAGCTCACTGTcgtccccccaatacaacatgcagttattaacgcaacaatcaatcttctctactggcaaacccaaccCGCGCAGATTTCTCTTCGTACTGTAAAAGCTGTCAGGGCAGTTGTTATCCTTCGGTAAAGCCTTTTGAACCATCTCAGATATCTGATTAAAACATCTCTCTGACATGTGATTTTCAACCTTTATGCTCATCATCTGTGTCATCCAGGATAACTGTGAGTAAGTATCACAGTCTGGGTATAGAGGACTATCGGCTGCGTTCAACAtgtcataaatttgttgagcgTCAGGATTAGGCGGCTCCtcaagatttggaggatcttgataattactaggtccagcatgatcatgcaccatcctttggtAATTACTGTAtgacccatcatcctcatccattatAGTATGTTCTGCTGGCATATACACTGGTGCTTCCCCTTGATAACACCAGTTCGTGTAAttgtggacaaatccacgcctagtaacatgttctctgactgTAGGTACAGATGCAAAGACTTTATTCTTACACTtcctacacgggcacctaatgttaccaatTCCATCTGTATACGCTGTTTGATTTATCGCAAACTCGAGGAAACTCTCaagtcccgtttcaaatgcagcacgatcattgtatctcgcgtacatccacgatcgattatcactcattcttgcaaattctaattgagaataaaaataaatcaaatacaataaattacttgaatctaagaaaatttcgacagcataaccccactatcctaactaccaagtgctcgactctaccagcaactatagtgaccatagtggtcctaatttactaaacctatactaggtctacccggccccccaatgtcgaaacaataataaaataacatataaaacaataaaaaaaataaagtaataaaagcaaacacaatcatttgttgggagaagatccttaagaaataatcaatttctatcccaaagggagaagatccttaagaaattgattaaatctatcccacaatatataataacatatcatttcatccaaaacagaaaatcaatttaaaattaatctaattaacaaattaatttcaattaatcatactttaaacatcctataaagtaaCTACAGTTAAATCAATtcataattaatctaattaccaaattaatttcaattaatcatactttaaacatcctataaagtatctaattaccaaattaatttcaatttatcatactttaaacatcctataaagtaattagaattatgttaattttaatcaaacaaataaataataaataaatgaacaaataaataaaagtctatTAAAAACGAAAGTGTACCGTAGGAGTTGACGGCGGGAACCGTGCGGTGGCAGGAGCGGTGAGACGGCAGGATTGGCCTGCAATTAGGAGGAGAAAGATGAAGAGAGGatgagagggtgagagagagagagagacagagagagagaaggaaaggAGGGGCTTACCTTGACGGAGGCGACGGCGGCGACCGGCGACGGCGACAGGCGGCGGCAGCAGGGCAGGGCAGCGGCAGGGCAGGGTGGGGGGGGGCAGGGGGGCTGGAGGCGCGAGAGGGGGGAGGGATCTGTTCTGGAGGAGAGAGGGTTAGGGCACGATTTTGGGCTTTAAAATTAGCGGCGGCCCATTACCGCCGCTAAAGCCCGACCCGCACTATTTTTTACCGGCGGCCAATtaccgccgctaatcaccggcggcaGCTGCCGCCGCTATCtgctaaatataataaaaaaaaattaaaaaataaaattcccgGCGGCCTTAATATTTACCGGCCGCGttgccgccggtgatcaccggCGGTGACTTTGCCGCCGGTATCATCGCCATATATTCAAAAAATACGGGTCGGCAGCACCGCCGTCGGAAAGCCGCCGGTGATCGCCGGCGGCGAGCCTGCCGCCGGTAAATCCTGCCGGTAAATCGgcgcttttttgtagtgatagCTCATGCGTTtcttcttaatatataaaatcgTGTGCTCatcttgaaaagaaaaaaaataacaacaTCCAtgataattcttattttaaagaataaGCAGTATTTGTTCCACTCATATATTGTACAACCTAAACATTTAATTTGATACTCgtatatcattaaaaataattattttttaaatataaaaattacttttatttaattttttaaaaataattatgtctCTTATGCAACACAACGTCGCAAAACCAATCTTACATGAAATCTAGTAGTAAAACATAGGAGGGAGCTGAACGTGAACTAATTAATCTCCATCAATACAATCAAAGTCCAAAAACTTGGAGTATACACAACACTTAGTACAACTCCAATTTATTAATCCACTAATACTGTCACACAATTGTTCTTGTGCTTAATAACAACAAACAGTTAATCGATTCACAACACACTGAAATAAACCATTGAAGTTTGTTTAACATTAACCATCACAACCAATGTCAATCCTCATTTCAAACGACACACAATGTGATTCAGCAAAGAAGCCAGGTTGGTCATAGACGAACCTCCATCTGAAATCGCTTCTCGAATTGTCTCTCCAAACTCCTTTGCTCTTCCTGTCATCTCTCTCCTCTCGAAGCTCTCCAAATCCATGAATTTCTTCACAAGTTGAGCAATTTCCCCGCTCTTGAGCAAATCTCCGGGTGCCTGCAGGTTTTTTTTGGCATCCAATCCGATCTTCCAATCCTCAACCACATGCTTCCGGATTGTAGTTTGATCCAAGATTATTGGAAAACATATCATGGGCAGGCCAGCAAAGATACATTCCATAGTCGAGTTCCATCCACCGTGCGTCCAAAATCCCCCCACGGAAGGGTGACACAGCACCTTAAGCTGCTCGCACCAAGGCACCACCTTCCCGGTCTCCCCGCACCGCTCTTGCAGCCTCTTCGCCTCCCCGCGAGCCACCCACAGGAACCGCACGCCACTCGCCCGTAGGCCGTCGGCGATCTCGTCCATTTGGGCTTGGGAAACAGAGAGGAAACTCCCCAACGAGACGTACAAAACCGAGCTCGGCGGTTGAGAGTTCAACCACGCAAAATAGTCACTTTGGTTGGTGGAGAAAGATGTGAGATTTTGAAGATTGAGGTAAGGTATAGCTGGACCAAAAGTGTATATTGGGAAAGGGAATTCTTGTTTGAGGGCTTCCATCATTTGGGGTTCCAGCTCGTAGATTGAAGAGATTAATAGGTATTGAGCGTTGGTTAAGTTGAAGAAAATGCGACGGACCAGAGTAATAAGGCGTTGGTCTTTCATGTAGGCGATTGATGGAATGTCTATAAGGCGAATCGATTTGATTCCCGGAACATAATCAATTCGTTCCTCTCCTCTTTCtatcaaacaaacaaataatCAGCATTCTCAGCATAACTCAAATGTATCTGAGTGACTTATCACATTCAAACCTCCaatatatatcaattttattggCTCGTTTATCTATTAAGTATCGTGTTTcaatttcatatttaaattttgaagctATGTAGTAAAGAAATATTCGTTTtctttatattgatttatttaaaccTCTagcatttaaaaattattacttGCAAGATCATTAAATTAGGAGTATAGTTGTGAGAACACatgcacgtataatttattatacAGAAAGAATATCCTATTTTAGCATTTCTCGTATagcaaaaagaaaattatactcatatagataaaaaaaaatatgaaaataatagtCATTTTGGATTAGAATACCATTACACGTTTACACAATTTTAGTTACACACAAATTTCGTGTAACAGTGTTATTTCTGTTACACGAATTTtgattaaacaaaaaaatcatGTAAGTGCATAATAGTCCAAAATGACTATTCTTTCCATACTTTTATCTATATggctataattttttattattatatatttttggcTAAATTAGGGTATTGAGAATACATTTTATCCTAACAAATGAGATGACATTTAGACCATAAGATCGTTATTTTTAAAGTCCAAATCTAAaagaaacaatggtgtcaaatgaccacattgaacatgcaaacacaatatttggccattaattgaaaaaacacaaattatggccattaattaggcaatatgcctaatatacccctaattgggcggactgggtagagtcaggagcgcgggtcgcgtgccgggtaggatcaggcacgcgggtcgggttaggcacttatggcactattagtgccataagtgccaacgaaattttttttttactccccctgccctgtctacccccccagacccccgaccccacccacccccaagccaaaaacaaaaaaaaatttattcccctagataaaaataaatcaaattttacttttgttattttattttatggcactaatagtgccactagtgccataagtgccaaagaaaatccaaaataacataaagtaaaatggtctttttagcacttatggcactattagtgccataagtgccaaacatgcagaacaaatatagaaacaacagcatcatctaaaccctaaatggaacatttaaaccctaaatggataatctaaaccctaaatggaatatctaaaccctaggggaagtgtttaaaaagttccttttggcttgggggtgggtggggtcgggggtctgggggtagacaaggcagggggagtaaaaaaaaatttcgttgacacttatggcactaatagtgccataagtgcctaacccgacccgcgtgcctgatcctacccggcacgcgacccgcgctcctgaccctacccagtccgcccaattaagggcaaaaacgtcccaaagctataaaaatggccaaaatttatgttttttcaatgtgtggccataatttgtgttttatgatccattttggctattccaaaattttactcaatctaaaatgtacgaaaaaaatatatataataaacaaAGTTAATAAAATCTACGAACAAATACAAAAATCTATGAAGAAATCAATTATAACGCACGAACAAATTAATACGGTAAAATTTTGTCTCCTTCAGAATTTAGATCTAGGATCAAATATTGTTCGGACATTTTATTAGCTTGTTCATTAGTCTCAATTCATATGACTAATTTCAACCGTGATTTGAATATTAGATGTtccatatttaatattattcatttgatttattctttatctctatatggAGTATATAATTTTGAGACAAATAAAAAGATGAATACTTTATTTATGCATAAGAGGGGGTTGGGGGTAAATTTTACACGCTTAAAATATCTTGCTACATGTGGTAAAATATTCAAGTATCAAAGTAGCGTTAAATTTCCTTTTATGGAAGCAAGTTAATCTAACATTCTTTATTAATCCAATTGAACGGGATCTACTAAAAAGGGCTCACCGGATACGTCAAACGGGTGGTCGCCGTTCCGTTCGAGGAGGTCTAAATGGTAAAAGAGCGAGAACACCGAAGCCGGCATCGGCCAGAGCGACGCCACCGGAATATTCCTCCGGTTCCCGAACTCAATCGCCCAGAACAAGAACGTGTCCGCAATTATAAAATGGACCGGCTCGACGAGCCGCTCCATCAGGCGCTCGAACGGCTCCCCCATCTTAGTCTGCGTCGCTCCGACAAAGCTGGGCATGTCGGCGGCGCGCTCCTGCTCCGACGGGAGCACGTTGGGGATGGTGGCGAAGCGGATGCTGGGCGGCTTCTCCTCGGCGCCGATCAAGCCGAGCCACTCCTCCGTGAGGACGACGGTGATGAGGAGATCCGGCTTCGAGCTCGCGAGCAGCTTGCACAGATTCATCATGGGGTTGACGTGGCCTCTGCCGGGATACGGTACCGCCACCACGTGGCACACCCTGATTGGCTCGCTAGTGGCCGCCGGCGCCATGAGGTTTTTGTTCTAACTTCACTTCAAAATGAAGGGCCTACCTACTACTACAATTCATACACCCGCACAAACATCAATTGTCTTTCTTATACCAACCCCaatttggaaaaaaagaaaaacaaaagtgGTGACTGCTGAGCCCTACTACTTTTATCCATACTTCTTATGTATTTACGATTAATTGCTTCATGATAACGGTGTATTGTTTTACTTAATGACTGCATTCAATCCTAATAACTGGTCGGATTAATTTTACCTACTTTGGTAGATTAAATCATACATATTCTTTCTTTTTACAAGAAACGACGACTATCCATTTGACTATGTCAGTCACACATGCGGTAGGTGGCCTTTGGGCAATTCAATTCGATATTTGccactataatattttattttaactttcaTTAAAATCTTAAAGTTAATTAACATAGCCGTCGTAtgattagtttaattttttCCACTAAAAGGGGCGTGATGAATTGTTGCATGCAGTTAAGGATGTCAATCGAGCTAGCTAATTTACTGAGTTTCGGATTAATTTTATTAGGTTACTGAGCTACACGAGTTATGAGTTATTCAGGTTGAAATTTTTTCGGACTATAAATTCTTAATCCTAATCATAAACTTTCAGCTTTCAGGCTAGTTGTTGGGTtcaaaaattttatataaataaataattaataattttatatttgtatcaaataaatatacACTTAAATAAGTGATATTTGAACATTCACTGACACAATAACTAATATGCACTTCTTAAAGGAATAGAGATGCCtacatttttcttaaatgaataccattttctaatttttacatttaaatgtATATGTaagtattaaatttaaaacaCAGAGAAGTTTTTGGAAATAAAAATCTTGCTCCATTCCTCCATGATCAATGTTCCTCACCTTTTTCGGTGTGAGTTTAAAGAAATGTTAAGTGGGTGTATTGCGAGTGGGGTTTGGGTCTCACATTAAAGATGTGTGTTAATTAGAATTGATTGAATGACTAATTATTTCATTGATGTTTAACAATAATTTGatgagtaattaaataattgttatttaatttatgatatttttgtgttgttaattaaaattaagcAATGTAAATTTGAGAAGTGCATTTTTTAAATGGAATAGATACAAGAAGAGAAgtacattttttaattaaacaacattcaattaataaaaaaacaaaagaaaaagtgAAATAAATAACAACTTTAATTTACGAGTAAAAGTGAAAGGTGGGGGAAGGGGGGAACTATGGACAAAAGAACAGGCTTTTTATTCCCACCAAATttgaaaaatcaaaagataacTTTTATAACAATACATACAAGAGGCATACTACTGAAACAAccataaattcaaaaaataagaaaagtaaATGCAATGTGCGTGTGTTGACCTAGAAGTAGAAAATTAATGCTCAAGATCTGAGATCCTAGATTCAAGACCTTCATCGTGTGGtcattaaatttctttatttacatatttatttcatcaaaataaagaaaagaagagTAAATGCATGTTCTAGAGGCGGTAGAAATTAACAGATTGGCTCCAAGTTTATTaaaacaagttcttgaccataaacgaatataagctcaaatagaccatcaaacacacaaaatcctcacaactaagcatcaaaaataacacaccaagaggtaaaaatgcatgtttataaaaatttatctaaaaaaatataaattcacaaaaataaaggatattttttacaaaactataaattgcatGATATAAAAGAGCACTGTATAGATTGTAGCAAGTGGGCCCCGGAACTATATATATCATTCTATGAATTAGTGAACtttctaaatataaatcaacTTTCCAAAAGTAGATGGAGTAAAAGAGCGGGAATTTTTTTTGGCTAGATggaccagcttttatatatgtatagattatgaatttaaatattggatgtttttcacaaaagatttaattgaaattgataatttttcacaaaactataaatttatattggatatttcaatataaatttatctaaaaatatataaattcacaagaaaaggatatttttcaaaaaaatataaattcataaatttactactggtgattttaaattttaaatattggatatttaaattcacaatatatatatatatatatatatatatatatttcaaaatttatataaattcacactgaaaaatattggcgactttaaattttaaatattggatatttatataaatttatctaaaaaaatataaattcacaaaaataaaggatatttttcacaaaactataaattgcatGATATAAAAGAGCACTGTATAGATTGTAGCAAGTGGGCCCCGCAACTATATATATCATCCTATGAATTAGTGAACtttctaaatataaatcaatTTTCTAAAAGTAGATAGAGTAAAAGAGCGGGAAATTTATTTGGCTAGATggaccagcttttatatatgtatagatagatGTGCAGAAGTCACCATAgataacaaaaacaaaattgcACAGTTTTTTTTCAACATATTCAAGTTGAAGGGCACATAGACATGGAGCATAACTAGAGGCAACAACAACATTTGGATTCAGTTTAAAAACCATAAAAAACAACAACTCCAGTGCAGTGAAGAAATGAAAACTTGcaagagaaaatgaaaatttgaaagatGTTGAGTGACATCAAGCTTCATTTCATGGCCGCCAATCTTGCCATCCTTGATGCGATCTCCTGCCTGAGGCGAACGTGGACAAGTGAATCCACAAAATTCACTTGGACTTTTCAGTGAAGAAATTGACAATGGATGATTTGATATTGCGATAAAAATAGAAACTTCAGAAGTGGAGGTGGACGACACCCTAGCCGTGAATTTAGCGTTCAAGGTGCCCAATTCACCAGACGATGGGAAGGATGAATACGTACGGTGATGGAGAATAAAACAAATGatgatgaaaaaaaatacaaaaaagagAAATAAGTTACATACACATAAAGATAAATAAAGCAAACAACACCCTTagaagataaaataaattaggGTTGCACtatttttgattttataatGATTGTATTTATTTCTATAAATTTCTATTAAGTTTCACTCCACGTTGGATAATTAAGTGAACTCTCGCAAACCCTAGCTCACTCGCCTATCTCTGTATCACCCATATTTCTCTATGAACCACACCTCTCTTTGATTTCAATATCAATGGTGAATTTAACTTTGTTTTCAATATCAATGGTTTATCTATTTTAACAGCAACCCACACAGAATCGATTCAAACATATTCCTGGGCATTGGTGCCTGACACGGTGGTGCTATAAACACCATTTACGATAGTCGATGGTTCACTATCACTCTCTGAGGTATAAAATTTActcatttttacttttttccTTTAATATAAACTAATACACCAGTCTGTGCGATGCACGATGAgcatctaaaataaataaagttgttaaatgaaatcaaaatataaacatatgcgatatttttaaaaaataaaataatacatatACAATAAAGTAATATGATGAACTCAGAAAATGCTTGCCTAAATTCTACGATATATGATGGATTTAATCACCTGTTTGTCGACAATCAGAACAAAGAGTATAAAACGAGAGGAAATAGTTGTGCTATTGATTATATTGCGTAACCGGTGAATACAAATTAAAGAACTATTTATAGAGCTATAACaagggtattttggtatttTCCTATACAAAGCACGTGTTCCTCATGTACTGGCTAACGACCCTAGAAGTATAGGATGTCAGCGAATGTCGGGTTTCATCGTTTTCTTCTAGCAATGGTTCAGTACACGGGCGTCAATCAGCAACGCTGTCAATCATGGGTGCTTGCGAGTTCCTTCTATGTAATACAACCCTGGTACTCCTAGAATCATCTGATGGATGTTATTTCTAAGGAACGTTTCACCACTCTTCAGCCCTGTACCCATGAATAGTAGTACATGTGTCGCGATCACAGGAACTCCGCAATCTattcctcatcagctactcccccgaGTCTGATTGAGTACACCGTTGTTGGTACTCAATCAATGCTCCACTCCTATTATGCCTCACAACTGTAATCATCTTATTGACGTCATCCCCAATAATTTTCTGTCAGCTTTTGACTTTTTAACTCTGATCCCCACATCCCATCAGTTACTTTTTCGAAGTGGCGTTTGTTCATATCCGTAGTAATCTCGTCCgttaaaatcaaatttcataCCACGTGGCATCATCTTCACCCTTTAACATTCCCTCGATTTTGGGCTTTCTTAACATATATAAGGACCATCTTCTTCATCTCTTTCACTTTCCGCCATTTTCATCCTTCAAGTTCCTCCAGCCTCTTTCACAAATTTCAATTCTTTGAAGTGTTGCCAACGATTGCTAGAGTCCCCATTTCGGTTCCTCGACCTCGCACCCTTCCATAGGTACTGCCTATTTTCcctattttcttttgtttttcgaTTCGTGGACATTATAGACAATAACCGCTAGTGTAGCTCTTAAGATACAGGAAAATGACTTCGCATGAGGTACCATGTTCTATTATGAATGTAAAGGAAATGGAAAAATTGGAGATGAAGCTTAAGGGGCCTATTTCCGGCTTGAAATT
This window encodes:
- the LOC131023587 gene encoding UDP-glycosyltransferase 87A1-like, with amino-acid sequence MAPAATSEPIRVCHVVAVPYPGRGHVNPMMNLCKLLASSKPDLLITVVLTEEWLGLIGAEEKPPSIRFATIPNVLPSEQERAADMPSFVGATQTKMGEPFERLMERLVEPVHFIIADTFLFWAIEFGNRRNIPVASLWPMPASVFSLFYHLDLLERNGDHPFDVSERGEERIDYVPGIKSIRLIDIPSIAYMKDQRLITLVRRIFFNLTNAQYLLISSIYELEPQMMEALKQEFPFPIYTFGPAIPYLNLQNLTSFSTNQSDYFAWLNSQPPSSVLYVSLGSFLSVSQAQMDEIADGLRASGVRFLWVARGEAKRLQERCGETGKVVPWCEQLKVLCHPSVGGFWTHGGWNSTMECIFAGLPMICFPIILDQTTIRKHVVEDWKIGLDAKKNLQAPGDLLKSGEIAQLVKKFMDLESFERREMTGRAKEFGETIREAISDGGSSMTNLASLLNHIVCRLK
- the LOC131023574 gene encoding uncharacterized protein LOC131023574 isoform X1; its protein translation is MSDNRSWMYARYNDRAAFETGLESFLEFAINQTAYTDGIGNIRCPCRKCKNKVFASVPTVREHVTRRGFVHNYTNWCYQGEAPVYMPAEHTIMDEDDGSYSNYQRMVHDHAGPSNYQDPPNLEEPPNPDAQQIYDMLNAADSPLYPDCDTYSQLSWMTQMMSIKVENHMSERCFNQISEMVQKALPKDNNCPDSFYSTKRNLRGLGLPVEKIDCCVNNCMLYWGDDSELESCNFCGASRYKENLRASGSRRKKRVAAKQMHYFPLTPRLQRLFASAATAENMRWHATSIEDGIMRHPADSPAWKHLNSVYPGFTEEIRNVRLGLSTDGFAPFAQSGRQYSSWPVIVTPYNLPPWLCMKEQFMFLTVLVPGPSNPKMKLDVFLQPLIHELKYLWEVGVNTYDISLQQNFQMRAALIWTISDFPAYAMLSGWGTAGKLACPHCMENTDAFTLTKSGKQSWFDNHRKFLPRDHVFRRNKTSFLKNKTCNVGPPEHRSGIEILNQIEGLGFVKVTEDFDNKNAQLAKYEHVGWKKKSIFWDLPYWKDLLIRHNLDVMHIEKNVFDNVFNTVLNVKGKTKDTEKSREELNIFCRRPELKKVDGSRLYPKACYTLERDEKKILLQWIKSLKFPDGYMSNISRCVDLNALKMHNMKSHDCHVFMQLLLPVAFKELLPKNVWEAITELSCFFRELTARNISIHDMGILNEKISVTLCKLERIFPPSFFDSMEHLPVHLADEARLAGPVQYRWMYPFERYLRTLKNHIRNKAQVEASISNAYILEEMSTFSSYYFEDHVTTKWRNLPRNIEESVEDSDDPNQLLIFKPVGRPIGRMTKRYMDPKEYMAAHMYILSNCAEVANTYIKIFEDEMRYVNPSLTEAELESAFDKDFMLWFGHYVIRPSNNDLNPYIKSLAAGPLTEIETYSGYFVNGYRFHTTDLDGERATVNSGVCIKGSAYGRDVQDFYGRLQEVCVLEYGGYPIKKTVLFKCEWFDLSARGTSIDTYFKLVSVNQTRKYQKYDPFVLASQAVQVFYCPYPSTNQAKKNWLSACKVNARSKVEVSTAASNSTLDQPFQEEVVTITSTNSTVDIDPPILVHPLGGIVDIEDDDDPEDDDQSLTSDDASNDDDASNDDDSS